DNA sequence from the Marinilongibacter aquaticus genome:
AATCTTTCGGAGCACTGAAATAATCGATTTTTGTCGCTTCTACATACCGGTTGCTGTATTCTTCATTGAATCGACCCGAAGAGACATTGTATTGCCACGAGCCGCCATTGATGCGGTAGCCGAGGTTGGGCAGGTCTTCTTTAAGATACATCAAATAGGTGTCGTAGTTTGTACTTACGTTGCCGCCAATAAATGTGGCCAAGAAAAAGGGGCTATCGATATTGGCATAATTTGTAATCGGGCTTAGCGTTGGAAGATACGTGTCTTCTTCTCCGATATAGCTCTTGATTTCGGATGTGCGTACATCGGCGTAAATGGGGCAACCTTCTGCCGTACGCAGAGATACGTTTACTGGATTTTCGTAGGCTTCTCTATAGGCCCAGAGGTAGCGGTCCGAATCGTCGTCTTTGCCAATTTTGGTCATTTTCTTCCAACCTTCGCTATCAAAAGTTTTGTACTCGGGCTGGGTCACGGCGAAAACTGTGCCCACCAATTCGTTTTGATACGCATTGGCATACAAATGCGGGATGTTACCGGTATGGTTTTGAAAATCTTCACATTGCACTTGTTCAGAAGGCGACGTATAGTCTTCTGAGGTATTTAGACAAACTTGAATATTGGCTTCGAAAACATCGGAGCTTTCGGTCTCAAAGCCGGGCAACAATACGATGTTGTGTCCACCAATCGCAGAAAATGTTTTTGATGAGCCATCTGGATTCACAGTTTCGGCCGTCAATTTGGTGCTGAGCGTGACAGAGTTAGAAGCGTTTTGGTTTTGTTCCGTTATAGTTGACTGATCCAAGTTGATGTCGTCTGGGCAGAAGTACGAATACCGCACTTTTCCACCCGTCGGTTGCCGCAATTGCACGGTCGTATGAGCGTTGGAAAAGTTCGTAATTAAGAGCAAGTAGTATTCTCCTACTTGGGCATTTTCGATCGTCAGTTCGGTATGGTTGGCCGTATAGTCGCAGCTTACTGGGAAATTGCTGAGCGTTTCGCAGCTGTTGGTGAGGTCCTGGTCAGCTATTGGCCCCCAAATGGCCGCATCGATATCGTAGTTTTCCGAATTGCTGATTTTAAAATCCAAAG
Encoded proteins:
- a CDS encoding 3-coathanger stack domain-containing protein codes for the protein MKYKGLFTWLLVLANFVFFQVHAQDKKVPIRDTQFVQTIYDSCQLACNLFPVNRDHLIATNNFDFEAIVDNAQCYTMPADFEAGCLLKYYNQKWVLVRITEGGTLDFKISNSENYDIDAAIWGPIADQDLTNSCETLSNFPVSCDYTANHTELTIENAQVGEYYLLLITNFSNAHTTVQLRQPTGGKVRYSYFCPDDINLDQSTITEQNQNASNSVTLSTKLTAETVNPDGSSKTFSAIGGHNIVLLPGFETESSDVFEANIQVCLNTSEDYTSPSEQVQCEDFQNHTGNIPHLYANAYQNELVGTVFAVTQPEYKTFDSEGWKKMTKIGKDDDSDRYLWAYREAYENPVNVSLRTAEGCPIYADVRTSEIKSYIGEEDTYLPTLSPITNYANIDSPFFLATFIGGNVSTNYDTYLMYLKEDLPNLGYRINGGSWQYNVSSGRFNEEYSNRYVEATKIDYFSAPKDFIMDFTQDAGQTIDRYIVTRNSTGGHFTVTTTFTREADHSVTVNTYQGDMHVPMLLGDTPSYPHFGNTFKLGVLTEGHYKLPFKTEKGEYTLDEGILIRVRYGQNENQ